The Klebsiella quasivariicola region AACGTCTGGCGAAGGAGCGTACCAATCCGCAGGCTGACGTGTTGGTTACGGTGCCGCCGTTTATCCAGCGCGCCGCGAAAGAGCAATTGCTGGCAACCTTTACCCCGCAGGGTAGCGCGCAGATCCCCGGCGCTAACGACCGCTACGCGCCGCTGGTGAATAACTATCTGACCTTCATCTATAACAGCCAGTTGCTGAAAAGCGCGCCGGCCAGCTGGCAGGATCTGCTGGATAGCCGCTTTAAGAACAAGTTGCAGTACTCCACGCCGGGCCAGGCGGGTGACGGTACCGCGGTGATGCTGCAGGCGTTCCACAGCCTCGGCGGTAAAGACGCCGGTTTTGCGTATCTGGGTAAGCTGCAGGCCAATAACGTTGGCCCATCGGCCTCGACCGGCAAGCTGACGGCGCTGGTCAACAAAGGCGAGCTGTACGTCGCCAATGGCGATCTGCAGATGAACCTGTCGCAGATGGCGCGTAACCCGAACGTTAAAATTTTCTGGCCGGCGGATGACAAAGGCGAGCGCAGCGCGCTGGCGCTGCCCTACACCATCGGGCTGGTGCAGAACGGGCCGAACAGCGAAAACGGCAAGAAGCTGATCAATTTCCTGCTGGATAAACCGGCGCAATCCAGCGTCAGCGCGCGCTCCTGGGGCCTGCCGGTACGCAGCGACGTGGCGCCGGAGGACGCTAACTTTAAGGCGGCGAAAGCGGCGCTCGACGGCGTGAAGCGCTGGGAGCCGAACTGGGATGATGTCGCGGTATCGCTGTCGGCTGACATTGCCCGCTGGCACCAAGTGACCGATAGCGAGTAAGCCTGATGTTGATGAAAACCACCGTCACTTCTTCCCCGTCGCTGGCGGGGACTTCCGGGATCACCCTGGACTCGCTGCGCGTTTCATACCACGGCAACGTGGTCTTAAAACCGCTGTCATTGACCATTGAACCCGGTGAGGTGCTGGCGCTGATAGGCCCTTCCGGTTCCGGGAAAACCACGGTGCTGCGGGCGATCGCCGGATTTGTGCAACCGGCTGGCGGTCGGATTGTGATCGGCGATACTGATGTCACCCAGCTGCCGCCGTATCAACGCGGGCTGGCGATGGTGGTGCAGAACTACGCGCTGTTTCCGCATATGAAGGTGGAAGATAACGTCGCTTTCGGCCTGCGGGCGCAAAAGCAGCCCAGGGCGCTTATCGCCGAGCGGGTGACTGAAGCCTTAAAAATCGTCGGTATGGCGGATTACGCCACCCGCTACCCGCATCAGCTTTCCGGCGGCCAGCAGCAGCGCGTCGCGATAGCCCGCGCGATTGCCGTGCGTCCTCGGGTACTGTTGCTCGATGAACCGCTGTCGGCGCTGGATGCGCAAATTCGTCATAACATGGTGGAAGAGATTGCCCGTCTGCATCGCGAACTGCCGGAACTGACCATTCTCTACGTCACCCACGATCAGACCGAAGCGCTGACCCTGGCGGATAAAATCGGCATCATGAAAGACGGTTCGCTGATTGCCCACGGTGAAACGCACGAGCTGTACCACTATCCGCCGAACCGCTTTAGCGCCGAATTCCTCGGCCGCGCCAATATCCTGCAGGCGACGGCGCTGAAGGACAGCACCGAGCCGGGGCTGGTTAGCGTGAGCTGCGGCGGCGGACTGATTAACGCCTTCAGCCGGGGCGGCCTGCATGGCAACAACAAGCTGTTATGCATTCGCCCGCAGCACATGAGCCTGACGCCGCGATCGGCAACCAGTAATCGTCTCAACGCCACCCTGACCTCGGTACACTGGCAGGGCGATCTGACGCATCTGCTGTGCGACGTCGCGGGCGAAGCGGTGCGGATCGTCATGACCCACGTCAACCCACTCCCGCGCGCGGGGGACAAGCTGGCGCTCTACTTCGAACCTGGCGATGCGGTTCTGATCGAGGTGCCATGATGACGCAGACCCTCACGCTTGCGCGTCCGGCGCGAAACCTACGCCCTTACCTGTGGCTGGCGTTGCCGCTGCTGGTGCTGGCGACGCTATTTTTCTATCCGCTACTGCTGATCGCCGAACAGGCGTTACGCGACGCCAGCGGCAACCTGAGCCTCGAGACTTTTTGGCAGGTGATTGACTCAAAACGCTTTATTGGCGCGCTGCTCAATACCTTACAGATTGCGGTGTTCGCTACCCTTGGCTGCCTGGTACTCGGCAGCGTGCTGGCGCTGATTCTGGTGTTTATTCCGTTTCCCGGCAGCCAACTGGTGAGCCGGATCATTGATACGTTTATCGCGCTGCCGACCTTCCTGATTACTCTCGCGTTCACCTTTATTTACGGCTCGGCGGGGCTGCTCAACGGCACCCTGATGGCGCTGTTTGCTTTTGAACTGCCGCCGGTGGATTTTCTCTATTCGATAAACGGCGTGATTCTGGCGGAGATCACCGTCTTTACGCCGCTGGTGATGCGCCCGCTGATGGCCGGACTGCGGCAGATAGATAAGAGCCAGCTGGAAGCGGCGAGTATTCTCGGCGCCCATCCGCTACGGGTGATTACCCAGGTTATCTTCCCGGCGGCGCTACCGGCGCTGATGGCGGGCGGCAGCCTTTGCCTGCTGTTGACCACTAACGAGTTCGGTATCGTGCTGTTTATTGGCGCCAAAGGGGTTAATACCCTGCCGATGATGGTCTACAGCAAGGCGATTCTGGAGTCGGATTACAGCGTGGCCTGCATGATTGCGCTGATTAATATTCTGCTGTCGCTGGGGCTGTTTATGCTCTATCGGCTGGCGGCGGCGCGCACTGGCGTAAGGAGTTAACGATGTTGATTTGGTCGCGTAAAGGCCGCGCGGCGGCGGGCGCGCTGGCGGTCACGCTATTTGCCGGCGTTTTCCTGCTGCCGCTGGCGGTGATTTTACTCTCCAGCTTGAGTAAACAATGGAATGGCCTGCTGCCCACCGGCTTTACCTTTGCCCACTTTGTTAACGCCTTTCGCGGCGCGGCGTGGGATTCGCTGTTTTCGAGCCTGATGGTGGGCTTCTGCGCCAGCCTGTTGGCGCTGCTGTGTGGGATGTGGGCGGCGCTGGCGCTGCGCCAGTATGGCGCGAGGCTACAGAAATATCTTGGCCTGGCGTTTTATCTGCCCAGCGCCATCCCCTCGGTTTCCGTCGGGCTGGGCATTCTGGTGGCGTTCAGCCAGGGGCCGCTGCAGATGAACGGCACCTTCTTTATCGTTCTGGCGGCGCACTTCGTGCTGATCTCCGCCTTTACCTTCAGCAACGTAACCACCGGGCTGGCGCGGATTTCCGCCGATATTGAAAACGTCGCCTCAAGCCTGGGCGCTTCACCGTGGTATCGCCTGCGCCATGTGACGCTGCCGCTGATGACGCCGTGGATGATTTCAGCGCTGGCGCTGAGCCTGTCGCTGTCGATGGGAGAGTTGGGGGCGACGGTGATGATCTATCCGCCGGGCTGGACGACGCTGCCGGTGACCATTTTCAGCCTCACCGATCGCGGCAATATCGCCGATGGCTCGGCGCTGACCATTGTGCTGGTGGGCGTCACGCTGCTGTTGATGATGAAGCTTGAGCGTATCGCCCGCCGATTAAGCCAGAGATAAAGAATTGATAACGCCACCCGGGCACGGGGCTGACCGCCCGGCGGCGCTACGCTTGCCGGTCCTGGGGGGATCCCGCAGGCCTCCTCAGTCGTAGCCCGGCTAAGCGTAGCGCCAGCCGGGAACGCTCCTTCAACAACGCTATCGCATCAGAACCACGCCTCAAACATCCCGCCGACGTTCAGCGAATCCAGCTGCTGGTCTTTGGTGTTGTTGACCTTCGCGGTATGCTCGTTATCCACCTGACCACCGGTCACGTAGAAGCGCAGCATCGGACGGAACTCCGGCCCCATGCCGATGGCGATGTTCTGCGACAGCGTCAGCTTCCAGCCGTGGTTATCCCCGCCCTGGTCGTAATCC contains the following coding sequences:
- the phnT gene encoding 2-aminoethylphosphonate ABC transport system ATP-binding subunit PhnT, with the protein product MLMKTTVTSSPSLAGTSGITLDSLRVSYHGNVVLKPLSLTIEPGEVLALIGPSGSGKTTVLRAIAGFVQPAGGRIVIGDTDVTQLPPYQRGLAMVVQNYALFPHMKVEDNVAFGLRAQKQPRALIAERVTEALKIVGMADYATRYPHQLSGGQQQRVAIARAIAVRPRVLLLDEPLSALDAQIRHNMVEEIARLHRELPELTILYVTHDQTEALTLADKIGIMKDGSLIAHGETHELYHYPPNRFSAEFLGRANILQATALKDSTEPGLVSVSCGGGLINAFSRGGLHGNNKLLCIRPQHMSLTPRSATSNRLNATLTSVHWQGDLTHLLCDVAGEAVRIVMTHVNPLPRAGDKLALYFEPGDAVLIEVP
- the phnV gene encoding 2-aminoethylphosphonate ABC transport system, membrane component PhnV, which codes for MLIWSRKGRAAAGALAVTLFAGVFLLPLAVILLSSLSKQWNGLLPTGFTFAHFVNAFRGAAWDSLFSSLMVGFCASLLALLCGMWAALALRQYGARLQKYLGLAFYLPSAIPSVSVGLGILVAFSQGPLQMNGTFFIVLAAHFVLISAFTFSNVTTGLARISADIENVASSLGASPWYRLRHVTLPLMTPWMISALALSLSLSMGELGATVMIYPPGWTTLPVTIFSLTDRGNIADGSALTIVLVGVTLLLMMKLERIARRLSQR
- the phnU gene encoding 2-aminoethylphosphonate ABC transporter permease subunit, which encodes MTQTLTLARPARNLRPYLWLALPLLVLATLFFYPLLLIAEQALRDASGNLSLETFWQVIDSKRFIGALLNTLQIAVFATLGCLVLGSVLALILVFIPFPGSQLVSRIIDTFIALPTFLITLAFTFIYGSAGLLNGTLMALFAFELPPVDFLYSINGVILAEITVFTPLVMRPLMAGLRQIDKSQLEAASILGAHPLRVITQVIFPAALPALMAGGSLCLLLTTNEFGIVLFIGAKGVNTLPMMVYSKAILESDYSVACMIALINILLSLGLFMLYRLAAARTGVRS
- the phnS gene encoding 2-aminoethylphosphonate ABC transporter substrate-binding protein, yielding MKLSRLALLSLFALTSSPVWADGVVTVYSADGLHDGDNSWYQSQFDAFTKATGIKVQYVEGGSGAIVERLAKERTNPQADVLVTVPPFIQRAAKEQLLATFTPQGSAQIPGANDRYAPLVNNYLTFIYNSQLLKSAPASWQDLLDSRFKNKLQYSTPGQAGDGTAVMLQAFHSLGGKDAGFAYLGKLQANNVGPSASTGKLTALVNKGELYVANGDLQMNLSQMARNPNVKIFWPADDKGERSALALPYTIGLVQNGPNSENGKKLINFLLDKPAQSSVSARSWGLPVRSDVAPEDANFKAAKAALDGVKRWEPNWDDVAVSLSADIARWHQVTDSE